The window CGATAGATTATCGACAACATTGAATCTACTTACGTGTTAGGTTTTTGGCAATATAAAATATTTTCTTACTCAACTTAATTGGCCTCCTTCCCTTTGTGACAGGAGGCCAATTAACCAACTTTTCCATTGCCCTTTATTCACAATGTTTACCTGAACAGCTCGGCGAACTCTGGGTATCCTTCACTCACCAGGGATTCGGCGGGCACGAAACGCAGTGACGCCGAATTTATGCAATAGCGCAAACCCGTTGGCGGCGGACCATCATCAAATACATGGCCCAAATGCGAATCCGCTTTTTTGCTGCGCACTTCAATGCGAGTCATGAAAAAGGACCTGTCCTCGTGTTCCACTACATTACCTGGCACCAGGGGACGGGTAAAACTGGGCCAACCAGTCTTGGAGTCGTACTTGTCCAAAGAACTGAAAAGAGGCTCTCCGGATACTACATCCACATAAATACCAGGTTTTTTGTTATCCCAATACTCGTTTTTAAATGCAGGTTCCGTACCGTCTTCCTGGGTGACCTTGTACTGCATCGGAGTCAGGCGTTCTTTCAATATTTCCTTACTGGGTCGAGTCGCGCTCGTCATGTCATCATCCTTCCAGTGGTTATTGAGAAACTCATCCCGCCCTGACCGGGATCTGTAAAACTTGTAGCGAATCGGATTGTTTTTATAGTAGTCCTGATGATACTCTTCTGCTGGCCAGAATTCAGCGGCAGGCAAAATTGGC of the Desulfosediminicola ganghwensis genome contains:
- the msrB gene encoding peptide-methionine (R)-S-oxide reductase MsrB, giving the protein MVLVVAVIAVIVLTGLGQGEKASDKIVPTGSAKAMFAGGCFWCMEKPFEELDGVHSVVSGYAGGSTPNPTYKNYGAGGHIEVVQVRYDPAKVDYATLIDVFWRQIDPTDAGGQFVDRGREYTTGIFYYDETQRGLAVRSKEELDAAGRFDKPIVTPILPAAEFWPAEEYHQDYYKNNPIRYKFYRSRSGRDEFLNNHWKDDDMTSATRPSKEILKERLTPMQYKVTQEDGTEPAFKNEYWDNKKPGIYVDVVSGEPLFSSLDKYDSKTGWPSFTRPLVPGNVVEHEDRSFFMTRIEVRSKKADSHLGHVFDDGPPPTGLRYCINSASLRFVPAESLVSEGYPEFAELFR